DNA sequence from the Hippopotamus amphibius kiboko isolate mHipAmp2 chromosome 1, mHipAmp2.hap2, whole genome shotgun sequence genome:
TCACCTAGACCTCCACCTATTCTCTGAAATCCCAGTATAGTACCAATAAAAAGCCATTGATTATAATACTACTCTTGAATCCAAGGACCATCAACCCACCTGAGATGGAAAGTGGCACCAGTTCACAGCACTGGGCCCCCAGGCCATTGTCAGCCTCACAGGAGTGGTTCCCAGAATGCCCTGTGGTCAGAGAGAGGTTGAAGGATGCTTCTCCTCCAGAGGGTGCTGAGCTGCTCCCCAGGTTGATGTTCTCATGATAAAACCAGTACAGGATTGGTACCACTCCAAGCCTCACAGTAAAGCTCCACCACATCCCCCATGACAGCCTGGGTCCTGGGATCCCTGAGGATGAGGACAGGACAAGATGCTGGAACTAACAGACCCAAAGGGGGTTATCAGAGAGGATTTGTGATGCTGCATTAGGCTCATGAACTCCCATACCAGGATATCAGCAAAGGGCCTGGCTCTCGGTCATTGTGTATTCCTTCCATTCCTGCATCCCTACTAGAGCAATCAGAGGTTGTTTTCTCAAAGTGGCTCtagaaatttggggaaatatcAATTCTGGGTTATTGTCTAGAGACATGATCATTTGTCATTCTTATCTTATTTCTTTCTAATGCTAACTCAGCCCCCTTTGTGCTTTCttccatgagaaaagaaaagatgtcaGCAGTTTAACTTGTGAAGGTAACACATCTTCAAGTTTTTGGTGGTTCTGCACAGCTCTGAGCACTGGGACCTCCTGGAATTTCCTCATGACTCCTGGCTGTTGGTTTGGGAATTTCTGTCTGAGATGAATAAGAGTGAAACTTACTTCTCACACGGATGTTCACCACCTTGCTCTAGATGTTATTACAGCCATTGCCAGCTCTACAGTGATTGGCCAGCACTGTGCTCTTTCACAGCTAGGATCTCCAGGTCTGCTGACAGGGAGTGTTGGATTTCTGACCCAGACTGGTTCCTGTGGCCTCTCTGTGCTAGAAAAATGTGATGTTTCCTGTGCCCTCAGCACTTGTCCCCTAGGGGCTCAGGTATCTAAGCTTACATTAGAGATGGGGGCTTCTAGCTGAATAGAAGATCACATGTGAGAAACCTGACTGTGAAAGACTCTGGGAACTGAAGGCAGACTTATTTCAGTCTCTAATACAAGGAGTGGGAATGTGGGTATTGCCTGTGTAACATATTACAAGTATACAATGGTAGGGAATCCTTAATAATTATCCTTGAAGAATGTGGATACAGATACTTGCATGTCCTAACCCAGGTCTTGTCTAATTTCATGGGTAGCAATCATTAAAGAATTGTGATGAATCATCCACTCCATGAGagaaggaactttttttttttaattatttttgggtgAGTCAATGTGCAGACACACACTTTTAGCATAGAATGAAGAGGGTCACTGGTAGCATCAGTCTACCTTGAAAAAGGCACTGTTCCTAATAATGTTAATAACAATTCCTCCATTATTCCCAATTTCAAGGGTCAACACAAATCATTACCCCTCCTCTGACCACAAGGTCACTTTGATTTCTGTGTTCTCTGATGCTTCATTTATCCCCATGTGTGTTGCAGTCCAGCATGTGGAGCCATTTGGAGAGCAGGAGCCTGGTCTCTTAAAGTCTCCAACCCACTGCTAAATGCCAGGACACACAGTCAGTAATCAGTGACAATTTGATTGATGAcgttattttaataaagaaaagaaaaattataaggaGCTTAGTCCATTTGTTATTCTTATGAAATGCCAAGAGCAATTTGGAGCGTTTCTCTTTCCAGCTCCTATTTTCCACAAGGACAGAAGTTGCACAAAGAAACAAAGGGCTATCAGACCACGCTGAAGCTACAGTATTCATGTTTTTTCCCATGCTCATTCCCACTAATACTTATTCTGGCCATGAATTTAGGATTGGATGCTCAGATTCCTGACACTGTGTGTCGCTGTCTCTGCCTGGCACCAGTAAGACCCGAGGTCTTCACTTCACATGGTGGGGATCTGGAGCTCTGGGGAGCTGCTCCAGCCTGACTCCAGGGTCCTGCTGCCTCTGAAGAAGCAAACTGGAGCTGGGCATCTGAGCTCTGTGGAGAGGGCTGGGTCTCCCAAGAGAGATCAGGGTCACTGGGTCCCCCTCAATGGGCCCAGAGGAGTTGACTGTCAGCCTGGGACATGGAAACAGCTCTGGAAAGAAGGATCACAACAATTTTCAAAGAAGTGAGATTTACAGTTCCTGCTGAAAACTACCTGATAGGAAGCAACCCCAGCAAACAGGATGTTCAGAACCAGACATGTCATCTACCATGCCTCCCTTGCACGGTGAAGCCCTCCAGTTCATATTTGATGTATGGGTAGTTTTTCCCTTCAAGGTATCCACTTGCTCTGCTGCCACTGGCTCCTGCCCAGCACAGCTCCCACAGGAATGATGGTTTTACCTAAGACTTCAATCTTTAGTATccgtttctatttctttccttagaaTTTTCTTCCAGTAACAGTATAGTAATAATTGCCACTGTCACTCAAAACCGCGTTTTGGATAGGGAAGCTTgagacttcatttttaaaaaataactcttttCCATCTTTGTAATAAGTCACAGTGTTTATTTTCCAGGCCCTTTTTCTCTGGCATATCAGAACTTCACTGTTTCATTCAAAGACAGAAGAGGGAGTCAGGATGGCGAGCCAGTctgaaagagaagggagaggggaacGGGATTTTTCCTTTCTGCAGAGACGCCAGTGTTTGACCTGCTGCCTTACTCTTAGGCAATGAGATGGTATCAGGTGTAACCTCCTCATCCTTAGACAAGATAGACGTTTCAACTCATTCCTTAGTCACTCAGCAGAGCATCTTATTTTTCCTGCGGAGATATCTTATTCAGCTGGAGCCGCTCTAAAAAAGTAACATAAACCAGGCGGCTTATcaacagcacaaatttatttctcccagttctggcagctgaaagtccaagatcagggtgccagtatAGTCTGGTTCTGGTGAGGACCCTTTTCCAGCTTGCAGATTGTGgacttgcattttatttatttatttatttattttactggctgtgttgggtcttttttgctgtgtgcgggctttcttttagttgcggtgagtggggcctactcttcgttgtggtgcgtgggctcctcattgccgtggcttctcttgttgcagagcacgggctctaggtgtgtgggcttcagtagttgcagcatgtgggctcaatagttgtggctcacgggctctaaagcgcaggatcgatagttgtggcgcacgggcttagttgctctgcggaatgtgggatcttcctggagcagggattgaacccatgtcccctggattggcaggcagattctcaaccattgtgccacctaggaagccctggacttGCATTCTCATGCAGCAGGAAGAAAGCCAACCTCTggccacttctttttttttttttttttaagaacttttattgagataccattgacatacaataaactgcatatatttaaagtgtacaatttgttttttttttcttattagtaatgtatatatggcaatcccaatctcccaattcatcccactctggcctcttcttataagggcactaatttcaTTCATgaagactccaccctcatgatccaATTACCTCACAAATttcccacctccaaacaccatcacactgggaaTACGGTTTTAACTTATGAATGGGTAACAGGCTAAAATATTCAGTCCTTTGCAGAGAATGTCAaggtaaacataattttttacacttttaaaggTTGTTCTGCTAAAGCTCCTACTCCTTGGCTATTTCCATTGGTGACATCACGCAGACCATTGTCCTCAGTGCATTTTGCTTTCCCACCCCCTACACTTTCATCCAGTGTTTAAAGGCATTACACTTTAAACACTTTAAAGTCATGTTCTGTTCCTTCTTCTAACCTTGCTAGATGAAACCACCAAGTGGCCTGGATAACTGGGGAATCAGCTGGTTACTGGAATAAGATCCAGTATCTTTAAATTTTCAGAACTTTCTACttaaatgctttcaaaattttttgtcCATTCATTTAATGTACAATGAGGTGTAGATGAGTTTAAATCCAAGGTTCAGTTCTTAAGTGACTgattatagtgaaaaaaaatcattgccaaagaCAAATGTCCTCTCCTGGGGCTGCTTTATCTCTTCACTTATTTATAGTACCTCCTGTCTCTTCACTTATTTATGGTACCAGACTATGTTCTGTGTTTGTGACATCTGCATTATATTAGGATTATAGTTGAGGATTTTGACCTCAAGGTGAGGAACTAAGTTATAgctcaaatgaaaatattttctctatcacTGTTGAATTATACCATGACTACCAGAATTTGGATGTGTAGTGTCAGGAAGCAGAGGTCAGTCATATAAGAGATGAGATACCTCCAAAAATATCACTGCAAATCCAGAGCCAAATGCCACAGGAAGCTTGTGGAATTTGGAATtataatttttgagaaaaatgtgtggTTTCCTACTGACTGTTACAGGTGGAGAACCAGACTTACCTGTTGAACACTGAGGGACAATctgatgttgttgttgtttaatgaaATTAGAAGAGCAGAAAATGTGGTTTGCAGAAACAATTATCTTAGTTCAAGA
Encoded proteins:
- the FCRL2 gene encoding LOW QUALITY PROTEIN: Fc receptor-like protein 2 (The sequence of the model RefSeq protein was modified relative to this genomic sequence to represent the inferred CDS: inserted 7 bases in 5 codons; deleted 2 bases in 1 codon; substituted 8 bases at 8 genomic stop codons); protein product: MVFGDWLAILTPSSVFEXNSEVLICQRKRAWKINTVTYYKDGKELFFKNEVSSFPIQNAVLSDSGNYYYTVTGRKFXGKKXKRILKIEVLELFPCPRLTVNSSGPIEGDPVTLLSWETQPSPQSSDAQLQXCFFRGSRTLESGWSSSPELQIPTMXSEDLGSYWCQAETATHSVRNLSIQSXIHGQKAPISNVSLDTXAPRGQVLXGTGNITFFXHREATGTSLGQKXQHSLSADLEILAVKEHSAGQXHCRAGNGCNNIXSKVVNIRVRIPASCPVLILRDPRTQAVMGDVVELYCEAWSGXPILYWFYHENINLGSSSAPSGGEASFNLSLTTGHSGNHSCEADNGLGAQCCELVPLSISGWDLN